In Phyllobacterium zundukense, one DNA window encodes the following:
- the denD gene encoding D-erythronate dehydrogenase, with amino-acid sequence MHVLVIGAAGMVGRKLLDRIASEPGALGGEIDRLTLVDVIEPVAPAALAGISITKAADLSDAGVAEALIASRPDMIFHLAAIVSGEAEADFEKGYKVNLDGTRELFEAIRLEGKKAPYRPRVVFASSIAVFGTPFPDKIGDEFFTTPLTSYGTQKAISELLLSDYSRRGFFDGIGIRLPTICIRPGKPNKAASGFFSNILREPLVGHEAVLPVDENVRHWFASPRSAVGFFVHAATLDLDKVGSRRNLSMPGLSALVGEEIAALKRVAGDKAVKLIRREPDATIQKIVAGWATDFDTKRATELGFRAETAFDEIIKAHIEDELGGNI; translated from the coding sequence ATGCATGTGCTTGTTATCGGTGCAGCCGGAATGGTTGGCCGTAAATTGCTTGACAGAATCGCATCCGAACCGGGTGCATTGGGTGGAGAAATCGACAGGCTGACGCTTGTCGACGTGATCGAGCCTGTCGCGCCCGCCGCTCTCGCCGGTATTTCCATAACCAAGGCTGCGGACCTTTCGGATGCTGGCGTTGCGGAAGCGCTGATCGCCAGCCGCCCCGATATGATCTTCCATCTGGCAGCCATCGTCTCTGGTGAAGCGGAAGCCGATTTCGAAAAAGGCTACAAGGTCAATCTCGACGGCACACGCGAATTGTTCGAAGCAATCCGGCTCGAAGGCAAGAAGGCTCCATACCGGCCGCGCGTGGTGTTTGCCTCGTCGATCGCCGTGTTCGGCACACCCTTTCCTGACAAGATCGGCGATGAGTTCTTCACGACGCCGCTAACCAGCTACGGGACGCAGAAAGCGATTTCCGAGCTTCTCCTGTCCGACTACAGCCGCCGCGGCTTTTTCGACGGGATCGGCATTCGCCTGCCGACGATCTGCATTCGTCCCGGCAAGCCGAACAAAGCTGCGTCGGGCTTCTTCTCCAATATCCTGCGCGAACCCCTGGTCGGGCACGAAGCCGTTTTGCCGGTCGATGAAAATGTCCGCCACTGGTTTGCCAGCCCGCGCTCGGCAGTCGGATTCTTCGTTCACGCAGCGACGCTCGATCTGGACAAAGTTGGCTCCCGGCGTAATCTGTCCATGCCGGGCCTCTCGGCATTGGTCGGCGAGGAGATCGCCGCACTGAAGCGTGTCGCCGGCGACAAGGCGGTAAAGCTGATCCGGCGTGAACCGGACGCAACAATCCAGAAGATCGTTGCCGGCTGGGCCACAGACTTCGATACAAAGCGAGCAACGGAGCTCGGCTTCCGGGCGGAGACGGCTTTCGACGAAATCATCAAGGCACATATCGAAGACGAATTGGGCGGGAATATCTAA
- a CDS encoding SDR family oxidoreductase, whose translation MAFKEDSGKGKIALVTGGGTGVGKAISTALLDAGYTVIISGRRKDVLDDAAKSLGAETKGNVKAITADVSDPKSVAALFDAIKSEFGRLDLLVNNAGINVPNIAMEELSFEHWNAIVGANLTGVFLCTQQAMKLMKAQSPRGGRIINNGSISAQTPRPNSAPYTATKHAVTGLTKSTALDGRPFDIACGQIDIGNATTEMTSKMASGVMQANGETASEPTIPAHHIGDAVVHMASLPLEANVLTMTIMATKMPLVGRG comes from the coding sequence ATGGCTTTCAAAGAGGATTCAGGCAAAGGCAAAATCGCACTGGTGACAGGTGGCGGTACTGGCGTTGGCAAGGCGATTTCCACCGCGCTGCTTGACGCGGGCTATACGGTCATCATCTCCGGCCGGCGCAAGGATGTTCTCGATGACGCCGCCAAATCGCTGGGCGCCGAGACCAAAGGCAATGTAAAGGCGATCACGGCCGATGTCAGTGACCCCAAATCGGTTGCCGCGCTGTTCGATGCAATCAAATCTGAATTCGGACGGCTCGACCTTCTCGTCAACAATGCCGGGATCAATGTGCCGAACATCGCGATGGAAGAGCTCAGCTTCGAGCACTGGAATGCCATCGTTGGCGCCAATCTGACCGGTGTTTTCCTTTGCACCCAGCAGGCTATGAAACTGATGAAAGCGCAGTCGCCCCGCGGCGGGCGCATCATCAACAATGGCTCTATCTCGGCGCAGACACCGCGTCCAAATTCCGCACCCTATACGGCAACGAAACATGCAGTCACCGGCTTGACCAAGTCGACGGCGCTGGATGGCAGACCGTTCGACATTGCCTGCGGGCAGATCGACATTGGCAATGCGACAACCGAGATGACATCGAAGATGGCAAGCGGGGTGATGCAGGCCAATGGCGAGACGGCCAGCGAGCCGACAATACCGGCGCACCATATCGGCGACGCGGTGGTTCATATGGCCAGCCTGCCGCTCGAGGCAAATGTTCTGACCATGACGATCATGGCGACGAAAATGCCGCTTGTCGGACGCGGATAG
- a CDS encoding ABC transporter ATP-binding protein: MASVEFANVRKSFGTHPVIKGVDIEIADGEFVILVGPSGCGKSTLLRMLAGLENISAGEIRIGGQVVNGLAPKERDIAMVFQNYALYPHMTVADNMAFSLTLKGAPKSEIDKRVKPAAEILGLTHLLDRFPRQLSGGQRQRVAMGRAIVRDPQVFLFDEPLSNLDAKLRVAMRAEIKELHQRLKTTTVYVTHDQIEAMTMADKIVVMHDGIVEQIGAPLELYDQPANLFVASFIGSPAMNMIKGTMDPNDALKFVTEKGVVLPVAKAPESAKGRTLIYGLRPEHMTIAPDGIPAEVVVIEPTGSETQMIMRVGGDLVTGVFHQRINAHPGEIVGLSIHAEATYLFDAETGKRLV, translated from the coding sequence ATGGCATCAGTCGAATTCGCCAATGTACGAAAATCATTCGGGACGCATCCGGTTATCAAGGGCGTTGATATCGAGATTGCCGATGGCGAATTCGTCATTCTGGTCGGGCCGTCCGGCTGCGGCAAGTCAACGCTGTTGCGCATGCTGGCAGGGCTGGAGAATATCTCCGCCGGCGAAATCCGCATTGGCGGGCAGGTGGTCAATGGCCTTGCACCGAAAGAGCGCGACATCGCCATGGTGTTCCAGAACTATGCGCTTTATCCGCACATGACTGTCGCCGACAACATGGCCTTCTCGCTGACGTTGAAGGGTGCGCCCAAATCCGAAATCGACAAACGGGTCAAACCGGCAGCGGAAATTCTCGGTCTCACGCATCTTCTCGACCGGTTTCCGCGCCAGCTTTCCGGCGGCCAGCGCCAGCGTGTCGCCATGGGCCGCGCCATCGTGCGTGATCCCCAGGTCTTCCTCTTCGATGAACCCCTTTCCAATCTGGATGCCAAGCTGCGCGTTGCCATGCGGGCGGAAATCAAGGAACTGCACCAGCGGCTGAAAACCACGACCGTCTACGTGACGCACGACCAGATCGAGGCCATGACCATGGCCGACAAGATCGTGGTTATGCATGACGGCATCGTGGAGCAGATCGGTGCGCCGCTCGAGCTTTACGATCAGCCGGCTAATCTCTTTGTCGCGAGCTTTATCGGCTCACCTGCGATGAACATGATCAAGGGGACGATGGACCCGAACGACGCGCTGAAATTCGTCACCGAAAAGGGTGTGGTGCTACCGGTGGCCAAGGCGCCGGAAAGCGCCAAGGGCCGCACGCTCATCTACGGGTTGCGCCCGGAACATATGACCATCGCTCCTGACGGCATCCCGGCCGAGGTCGTGGTGATCGAGCCGACCGGCTCGGAAACGCAGATGATCATGCGGGTTGGCGGTGATCTGGTTACCGGCGTTTTCCACCAGCGCATCAATGCCCACCCGGGCGAAATCGTCGGCCTGTCGATCCATGCGGAGGCGACCTACCTGTTCGACGCGGAGACGGGCAAGCGGCTGGTCTGA
- a CDS encoding ABC transporter substrate-binding protein yields MTINRRHLLGASAGLVAAAGLNRFGLSPAFAQAAPAYKPEEGATLRLLRWVPFVPAEEAAWLANTKKFTEATGVQVRIDKESWEDVRPKAAVAANVGSGPDMVMSWFDDPQQYPDKLIEVSELGEYLGKAHGGWYPGLEGYAKRDGKFIALPLCAIGNAVVYRDSHMKAAGFSEFPKDTAGFLELCKAMHAKGTPAGFPHGKAVGDGNNYAHWLLWSHGGKIVDEGGKVVINSPETLASVKYAQELYKTFIPGTESWQDVNNNRAFLAGQVSLTANGVSVYYAAVKDPAMKAIADDMRSTNLPIGPVGESVELHQTSTISIFKHTKYPEAAKAYLQFMYQAENMNAWIQGASAYCCQPLKEFASNPVWTSNPIHAAYAKASGTLRPNGYAGPLGTASAGVMADYVLVDMYATAVTGQMTPEDAIAQAEKRANRYYSV; encoded by the coding sequence ATGACTATCAACAGAAGACATCTTCTCGGCGCATCTGCCGGGCTCGTCGCTGCCGCCGGACTGAACCGGTTCGGCCTCAGCCCTGCTTTCGCGCAAGCCGCCCCCGCCTACAAGCCCGAGGAAGGTGCAACCCTTCGCCTGCTGCGCTGGGTGCCGTTCGTGCCGGCCGAAGAGGCGGCATGGCTCGCAAATACCAAGAAGTTCACCGAGGCCACCGGCGTGCAGGTGCGCATCGACAAGGAAAGTTGGGAAGACGTCCGCCCGAAGGCTGCAGTTGCCGCCAATGTCGGCTCAGGACCGGACATGGTCATGAGCTGGTTCGACGATCCGCAGCAATATCCGGACAAGCTGATCGAGGTGTCCGAGCTTGGCGAATATCTCGGCAAGGCGCATGGTGGCTGGTATCCGGGTCTCGAAGGCTATGCCAAGCGCGACGGCAAGTTCATCGCCCTGCCGCTTTGTGCTATCGGCAATGCGGTGGTCTATCGCGACAGCCACATGAAGGCTGCCGGCTTCAGCGAGTTTCCGAAGGATACGGCAGGCTTCCTGGAGCTTTGCAAGGCAATGCATGCCAAGGGCACACCAGCAGGCTTCCCGCATGGCAAGGCGGTCGGCGACGGCAACAATTACGCGCATTGGCTGCTGTGGAGCCATGGCGGCAAGATAGTCGATGAGGGCGGCAAGGTGGTAATCAACAGCCCCGAGACGCTGGCATCGGTCAAATATGCGCAGGAACTCTACAAGACCTTCATTCCTGGCACGGAAAGCTGGCAGGACGTCAACAACAACCGTGCCTTCCTCGCCGGACAGGTGTCGCTGACGGCCAACGGCGTCTCGGTCTACTATGCCGCCGTGAAGGATCCGGCCATGAAAGCCATCGCCGACGACATGCGCTCGACCAACCTGCCGATCGGGCCTGTCGGCGAGTCGGTCGAACTGCACCAGACCTCGACGATCTCCATCTTCAAGCACACCAAATATCCGGAAGCAGCGAAAGCCTATCTGCAATTCATGTACCAGGCCGAAAACATGAATGCGTGGATCCAAGGCGCCAGCGCCTATTGCTGCCAGCCGCTGAAGGAGTTCGCATCCAACCCGGTGTGGACGTCGAATCCCATCCACGCTGCCTACGCCAAGGCTTCGGGAACCCTGCGGCCGAACGGCTATGCAGGCCCGCTCGGAACGGCTTCCGCCGGTGTCATGGCCGATTATGTGCTGGTCGACATGTATGCCACGGCCGTGACCGGCCAGATGACGCCGGAAGACGCCATCGCCCAGGCTGAGAAGCGCGCAAACCGCTACTACAGCGTCTAG
- a CDS encoding carbohydrate ABC transporter permease yields MTASAKQVSAFGSIARSNTAIGALFMLPAAAFLLCFLTYPLGLGVWLGFTDAKIGRDGIFIGLENYQALARDSVFWMAVYNTVLYTFIASVLKFAFGLWLALILNEHLPFKSFFRAIILLPWVVPTVLSALAFWWIFDAQFSIISWSLMQLGWIDSPINFLGDPNNARASVIAANVWRGIPFVAISLLAGLQTIPQSLHEAASLDGATGWQRFRFITLPMLTPIIAVVMTFSVLFTFTDFQLIYVLTKGGPVNATHLMATLSFQRGIPGGQLGEGAAIAVAMIPFLLASILFSFFGLQRRKWQQGGQD; encoded by the coding sequence ATGACGGCATCCGCTAAGCAGGTATCCGCCTTCGGCTCCATAGCCCGGAGCAACACGGCGATCGGCGCACTGTTCATGCTGCCGGCGGCCGCCTTTCTCCTGTGCTTCCTGACCTATCCGCTCGGTCTCGGTGTATGGCTCGGCTTCACCGACGCGAAGATCGGCCGGGATGGCATTTTCATCGGCCTCGAAAACTATCAGGCGCTGGCCCGCGATTCCGTTTTCTGGATGGCCGTCTACAATACGGTGCTCTACACATTCATCGCATCGGTCCTGAAATTCGCCTTCGGTCTCTGGCTGGCGCTGATCCTCAACGAGCATCTGCCTTTCAAATCCTTCTTCCGCGCGATCATCCTGCTGCCCTGGGTCGTTCCGACCGTGCTTTCGGCGCTGGCTTTCTGGTGGATCTTCGATGCGCAATTCTCGATCATTTCCTGGTCGCTGATGCAACTCGGCTGGATCGATAGCCCGATCAATTTCCTCGGCGATCCAAACAATGCGCGCGCTTCGGTGATCGCTGCCAATGTCTGGCGCGGCATCCCCTTCGTCGCCATCTCGCTGCTCGCCGGTCTGCAGACCATTCCGCAGTCGCTGCATGAAGCCGCCTCGCTCGACGGCGCCACGGGCTGGCAGCGTTTTCGCTTCATCACGCTGCCGATGCTGACGCCGATCATCGCCGTGGTGATGACGTTCTCGGTGCTGTTCACCTTCACCGATTTCCAGCTGATCTACGTCCTGACCAAGGGCGGACCGGTTAACGCCACCCATCTGATGGCGACACTCTCGTTCCAGCGCGGCATTCCCGGCGGCCAGCTCGGCGAAGGCGCGGCGATTGCCGTCGCCATGATCCCCTTCCTGCTTGCCTCGATCCTGTTCTCATTTTTCGGCCTGCAGCGCCGTAAATGGCAGCAGGGCGGCCAGGACTGA
- a CDS encoding carbohydrate ABC transporter permease, translating to MTISEQTNSQPLTDDVQGMSYLNRLPRRIMVLYLPLAVFIFVLLFPFYWMAITAVKPNSQLTDYNNYSPFWVVGPTLDHIKYLLFETSYPGWLWNTLVVSVCATVLSLAASVFAAYAIERVRFTGSRSVGLMIFLAYLVPPSILFIPLAVIVFKFGIYDTRLALIFTYPTFLIPFCTWLLMGYFRSIPFELEESALVDGASRWQILVRVILPLAVPGLISAGIFAFTLSWNEFIYALTFIQSSENKTVPVGVLTELVRGDVFEWGSLMAGALFGSLPVVILYSFFVDYYVSSMTGAVKE from the coding sequence ATGACCATATCCGAACAGACCAACAGCCAGCCGCTCACGGACGACGTGCAGGGCATGAGCTATCTCAACCGGCTGCCGCGGCGGATCATGGTGCTTTACCTGCCGCTCGCTGTCTTCATCTTCGTGCTGCTGTTTCCGTTCTACTGGATGGCAATCACGGCGGTGAAGCCCAATTCACAGCTGACCGACTACAACAATTACAGCCCGTTCTGGGTGGTGGGTCCGACACTCGACCATATCAAGTACCTGTTGTTCGAGACCTCCTATCCCGGCTGGCTGTGGAATACGCTGGTCGTCTCGGTCTGCGCGACTGTGCTGTCGCTGGCCGCGTCGGTCTTTGCCGCCTATGCCATCGAGCGCGTCCGCTTTACCGGATCGCGCTCGGTCGGGCTGATGATCTTCCTCGCCTATCTCGTGCCGCCCTCGATTCTGTTCATTCCCCTTGCTGTGATCGTGTTCAAATTCGGGATTTACGACACGAGGCTGGCGCTGATCTTCACCTACCCGACCTTCCTCATTCCGTTTTGCACCTGGCTGCTGATGGGTTATTTCCGTTCGATCCCTTTCGAACTCGAAGAGAGCGCCCTCGTCGACGGCGCGTCGCGCTGGCAAATCCTCGTCAGGGTCATATTGCCGCTGGCGGTGCCGGGATTGATATCGGCGGGCATTTTTGCCTTCACTTTGTCGTGGAATGAGTTCATCTATGCGCTGACCTTCATCCAATCCTCGGAGAACAAGACTGTCCCGGTCGGTGTCCTGACGGAGCTGGTGCGAGGGGATGTTTTCGAGTGGGGTTCGCTGATGGCAGGCGCACTGTTCGGGTCGCTGCCCGTCGTCATTCTCTACTCGTTCTTTGTCGATTATTACGTCTCTTCCATGACCGGCGCGGTCAAGGAATAG
- a CDS encoding IlvD/Edd family dehydratase, translated as MTTAKITKRLRSQEWFDNPDNPGMTALYLERYLNYGLTREELQSGKPIIGIAQTGSDLSPCNRHHIELAKRVRDGIIAAGGIPFEFPVHPIQETGKRPGAALDRNLAYLGLVEVLFGYPLDGVVLTIGCDKTTPAMLMGAATVNIPAIALSVGPMLNGWHRGERTGSGTIVWKSREKLSSGEINYDQFMDIVASSAPSVGYCNTMGTATTMNSLAEALGMELPGGAAIPAPYRERGQTAYDTGKRIVDMVREDLKPSDIMTRAAFENAIVINSAIGGSTNAPIHLNAIARHLDIPLDNDDWQTIGHDVPLLVNLQPAGEYLGEDYHRAGGVPAVVAELMKARKLPHPGALTVNGKSIGTNCENAENLNTDVIKPYDAPLKKKAGFINLKGNLFDSAIMKTSVISEEFRERYLSNPDDPEAFEGIAEVFDGPEDYHHRIDDPKLALDENSILIMRGTGPIGYPGAAEVVNMQPPAYLLKKGIHALPCLGDGRQSGTSGSPSILNASPEAAVNGGLALVKSGDHLRIDLKKGTANILIDDEELQKRKEDLIAAGGYKYPASQTPWQEIQRGMVGQLDEGMVLKPAVSYQRIAQTKGLPRDNH; from the coding sequence ATGACTACCGCAAAAATAACCAAAAGGCTTCGCTCGCAGGAATGGTTCGACAATCCTGACAATCCGGGGATGACGGCACTCTATCTGGAACGCTACCTGAATTACGGCCTCACTCGCGAAGAACTGCAGTCGGGCAAGCCGATCATCGGCATCGCCCAGACCGGCTCCGATCTCTCGCCGTGCAACCGTCACCATATCGAGCTCGCCAAGCGCGTGCGCGATGGCATCATTGCGGCGGGCGGCATTCCCTTCGAGTTTCCAGTGCATCCCATCCAGGAGACCGGCAAGCGCCCCGGCGCTGCGCTCGACCGCAACCTCGCCTATCTTGGCCTTGTGGAAGTGCTGTTCGGCTACCCGCTCGACGGCGTGGTGCTGACCATCGGCTGCGACAAGACCACGCCCGCCATGCTGATGGGCGCGGCGACCGTCAATATACCGGCCATCGCACTCTCGGTCGGCCCAATGCTCAATGGCTGGCATCGCGGCGAACGCACCGGTTCCGGCACCATTGTGTGGAAATCGCGCGAGAAGCTTTCCTCCGGCGAAATCAACTATGACCAGTTCATGGATATCGTCGCCTCCTCCGCGCCATCGGTCGGCTATTGCAACACGATGGGCACGGCAACGACGATGAATTCCCTGGCCGAAGCGCTCGGCATGGAACTCCCCGGCGGCGCCGCGATCCCTGCACCCTACCGCGAGCGCGGACAGACCGCCTACGACACCGGCAAGCGCATCGTCGACATGGTACGCGAAGACCTGAAGCCATCGGATATCATGACGCGCGCGGCCTTCGAGAACGCCATCGTCATCAACTCCGCCATCGGCGGCTCGACGAACGCTCCGATCCATCTGAACGCCATAGCCCGCCACCTCGACATCCCGCTCGACAATGATGATTGGCAGACGATCGGCCACGACGTGCCGCTGCTGGTCAATCTGCAGCCGGCAGGCGAATATCTTGGCGAGGACTATCACCGCGCTGGCGGCGTGCCTGCCGTCGTTGCCGAACTGATGAAGGCGCGCAAGCTGCCGCATCCCGGTGCCTTGACTGTCAATGGCAAGAGCATCGGCACGAACTGCGAGAATGCGGAAAATCTCAACACCGACGTCATCAAGCCTTACGATGCGCCGCTGAAGAAGAAGGCCGGGTTCATCAATTTGAAGGGCAATCTTTTCGACAGCGCCATCATGAAGACGAGCGTGATCTCTGAAGAGTTCCGCGAACGCTATCTTTCCAATCCGGATGATCCCGAGGCTTTCGAAGGCATTGCCGAAGTCTTCGACGGACCGGAGGATTATCATCACCGCATCGACGACCCGAAGCTTGCGCTCGACGAGAACAGCATTCTGATCATGCGCGGTACCGGCCCGATCGGCTATCCGGGCGCTGCGGAAGTCGTCAACATGCAGCCTCCGGCATATCTCCTCAAAAAAGGCATTCATGCCCTGCCCTGTCTCGGCGACGGGCGGCAGTCCGGCACCTCCGGATCGCCTTCCATCCTTAATGCTTCGCCGGAAGCGGCGGTCAATGGCGGGCTGGCACTCGTGAAGTCCGGTGACCACCTGCGCATCGACCTGAAAAAAGGTACGGCCAATATCCTGATCGACGATGAGGAACTGCAAAAGCGCAAGGAAGACCTGATTGCGGCAGGCGGCTATAAATACCCGGCCAGCCAGACGCCATGGCAGGAAATCCAGCGCGGCATGGTCGGCCAGCTGGACGAAGGCATGGTTCTGAAGCCGGCCGTCAGCTACCAGCGCATCGCCCAGACGAAGGGATTGCCGCGCGACAATCACTGA
- a CDS encoding SDR family NAD(P)-dependent oxidoreductase, with protein MANSIRRYEGRHAVITGGASGIGFKTAERIVSEGGTVSLWDVDAAKIDEAKGTLGGAAHGVRLDVSDPDQVEKAAQETAKAFGKIDVLICSAGITGPNAKVTDYPIDQWKRVFDINLNGLFYCNRFVVPFMQKSGYGRIVNVASIAGKEGNPNASAYSASKAAVIGLTKSLGKELVGDGITVNAITPATVDTPILQQLQPSFIDYMLSKIPMQRFGKVEELASLITWIASEECSFTTGAVFDISGGRATY; from the coding sequence ATGGCGAATTCCATCAGGCGCTATGAGGGGCGGCATGCGGTCATTACCGGTGGCGCCTCGGGTATCGGCTTCAAGACGGCGGAGCGGATCGTGTCGGAAGGTGGCACGGTCAGTCTCTGGGATGTCGATGCCGCCAAGATCGATGAGGCGAAGGGCACACTTGGCGGTGCGGCGCATGGAGTGAGGCTCGATGTTTCCGACCCGGACCAGGTGGAAAAGGCAGCGCAGGAAACGGCCAAGGCATTCGGCAAGATCGACGTGCTGATCTGTTCCGCCGGTATCACCGGTCCGAACGCCAAAGTTACCGACTACCCGATCGACCAATGGAAGCGCGTCTTCGATATCAATTTGAATGGACTGTTCTATTGCAACCGCTTCGTCGTGCCGTTCATGCAGAAAAGTGGCTATGGACGCATCGTCAATGTCGCGTCCATTGCCGGCAAGGAGGGCAATCCCAATGCCTCCGCCTATAGCGCATCGAAGGCAGCGGTGATCGGGCTGACCAAATCGCTCGGCAAGGAGCTTGTCGGTGATGGGATCACCGTCAATGCCATCACCCCGGCGACTGTCGATACGCCGATCCTTCAACAGCTGCAGCCCTCGTTCATCGACTACATGCTGTCGAAGATTCCCATGCAGCGCTTCGGCAAGGTCGAAGAGCTGGCGTCGCTGATTACCTGGATCGCCAGCGAGGAATGCTCGTTCACGACCGGCGCTGTCTTCGACATTTCCGGTGGCCGCGCCACTTACTGA
- a CDS encoding fumarylacetoacetate hydrolase family protein yields MKLLRYGPAGQEKPGLVDKDGKVRDLSGHVKDIAGDAISPEGLSRLAALDPASLPVVEVTRYGPCVAGTGKFICIGLNYSDHAAETGAKVPPEPIIFMKATSAIVGPNDNVEIPRGSEKTDWEVELGIVIGKHAKYVSEDEALDYVAGYCLINDVSERAFQAERQGQWTKGKSCDTFGPTGPWLVTKDEIKDPQDLKMWLEVNGHRYQNGSSATMVYGVKYLVSYLSQFMSLHPGDIISTGTPPGVGLGQKPNVFLKAGDVVTLGIEGLGEQRQDVVQG; encoded by the coding sequence ATGAAACTGTTGCGCTATGGTCCTGCCGGTCAGGAAAAGCCCGGTCTTGTCGACAAGGATGGCAAGGTCCGCGACCTGTCCGGCCATGTGAAAGACATTGCCGGTGACGCAATTTCGCCAGAGGGCCTATCGAGGCTCGCGGCGCTCGACCCGGCATCGCTGCCTGTGGTCGAAGTCACTCGCTATGGCCCTTGTGTTGCGGGAACGGGCAAGTTCATCTGCATCGGCCTCAACTATTCCGATCATGCGGCGGAAACGGGCGCCAAGGTGCCGCCGGAGCCGATCATCTTCATGAAGGCAACGTCGGCAATCGTCGGGCCGAACGACAATGTCGAAATCCCGCGTGGTTCGGAGAAGACCGACTGGGAAGTCGAGCTCGGCATCGTCATCGGCAAACATGCGAAATATGTCAGCGAAGACGAGGCGCTGGATTATGTCGCCGGCTATTGCCTGATCAACGACGTGTCGGAGCGCGCTTTCCAGGCGGAGCGTCAGGGCCAGTGGACCAAGGGCAAAAGCTGCGACACCTTTGGCCCGACCGGACCCTGGCTGGTAACCAAGGACGAAATCAAGGATCCGCAAGACCTGAAGATGTGGCTGGAGGTCAATGGCCACCGCTACCAGAACGGCTCATCCGCAACGATGGTCTACGGCGTCAAATATCTGGTGTCATACCTGTCACAGTTCATGAGCCTGCATCCGGGCGACATCATTTCGACCGGAACACCGCCTGGCGTCGGACTTGGCCAAAAGCCAAATGTCTTCCTAAAGGCCGGCGATGTAGTTACGCTCGGCATCGAAGGTCTGGGCGAGCAACGGCAGGACGTTGTGCAGGGGTAA